Proteins found in one Aethina tumida isolate Nest 87 chromosome 1, icAetTumi1.1, whole genome shotgun sequence genomic segment:
- the LOC109607883 gene encoding uncharacterized oxidoreductase YjmC-like, giving the protein MLIIQNSSNLRTHIHPISLQLIKWMSTGPVFKVAEVERFAKDCVLKVGSSEENAEIFSKVLIRADRMGIKTHGLNRLEMYIREIQNKVCDPKAKPTVEKETVATALVNGHNSLGHIVGKFAMETAIAKAKKEGVGMAASYDGIHYGVAGVYTMQAVDAGLIGFTFTNTSPLVVPWGGKDRALGTNPFSIAAPGLDGDCFVLDMSTSEVAVGKVEVLRKKGLPVPPGWAINVDGSSATDAEKVVKDPRLLPFGSPECGHIGYGLSVMVEMITGVLSGADFGPFIKEFTDPTRKSNLGYSFIAIDPTLFNQDFKKRISQYLNHIRSLPPIVPNQPVLIAGDMERINLKKTDEIGVLDYPPMQVELSAKLAKSIGVTPLTPV; this is encoded by the exons ATGTTGATCATTCAAAATTCCAGTAATCTCAGGACACACATTCATCCAATAAGCCTTCAGCTAATAAAATGGATGTCCACCGGCCCAGTTTTTAAAGTAGCCGAAGTGGAACGATTCGCAAAGGACTGCGTATTAAAAGTTGGGAGCTCCGAAGAAAACGCAgagatattttcaaaagtgCTGATACGAGCTGACCGAATGGGCATCAAGACTCACGGCCTCAACCGCCTAG AGATGTACATTAGAGAGATCCAGAATAAAGTGTGCGACCCGAAGGCGAAACCGACGGTGGAAAAGGAAACTGTGGCGACAGCTTTGGTGAATGGTCACAACTCTTTAGGTCACATTGTCGGGAAATTCGCAATGGAGACGGCAATTGCCAAAGCTAAGAAGGAAGGGGTGGGAATGGCAGCCAGTTATG ATGGTATTCACTATGGAGTTGCTGGCGTGTACACAATGCAAGCCGTCGATGCTGGTCTGATTggatttacatttacaaacaCGTCACCCCTTGTAGTTCCCTGGGGGGGCAAAGAT cgtGCCCTCGGAACAAATCCGTTTTCAATTGCAGCTCCAGGACTAGATGGGGACTGTTTCGTTCTGGACATGTCAACATCTGAAGTGGCCGTTGGAAAG GTGGAAGTTTTAAGAAAGAAAGGCTTACCGGTACCACCTGGATGGGCCATCAATGTGGATGGCTCTTCAGCTACAGATGCCGAGAAGGTCGTCAAGGATCCCCGACTCCTGCCGTTCGGTAGTCCGGAGTGCGGGCATATCGGTTATGGTCTTAGTGTCATGGTTGAAATGATAACTGGTGTTTTGAGTG GAGCTGATTTTGGACCTTTCATCAAGGAATTTACGGATCCAACAAGGAAAAGTAATTTAGGTTACAGCTTCATTGCAATTGATCCTACACTGTTCAACcaagattttaaaaagaggatatcacaatatttaaatcatattagGAGTCTTCCACCT attgTTCCAAATCAACCTGTTTTAATTGCTGGTGATATGgaaagaataaatttgaagaaaactgATGAAATAGGTGTTCTGGATTATCCACCGATGCAAGTGGAATTAAGTGCTAAGTTAGCAAAATCCATAGGGGTTACACCCTTGACACCCGtatga
- the LOC109607255 gene encoding ureidoglycolate dehydrogenase (NAD(+))-like isoform X1, whose product MSLNKIISTNIQNTLSFISRKYADVKCEDRFVVTVKTIRKFIKDVMTKAGCSDENAEELATVLTMADSYGVYSNGINRLEQIFNEVKNGTCNGKGEPCVVGETKTTALINGDNAPGPTIANFTMRKAISMAKDTGIGIASAYDCHHYEFGRKYVLDAIRNNCIAFAFMNSAPVMMPANAKEVVLGTNPLTVGAPGQCDDKFLFNCKCTKVSIEEVDYLKKTQGCVPDTWALDNALKPLADPYQIVDCPRLLPVGGTHKSPSFKASGLAMAIEILTGVLSGGAFDTEHRQHGDCSCKPNLSMTFMVINAPCFTSNYKYRMQTFMNSLLDVEPIDPDKPVQIPGHKEEENKKRTIKSGIISYPEPMFLYLDSIAGHAGIPPIQRKKQTVLVKQ is encoded by the exons ATGTCcttgaacaaaattatcagTACAAACATACAGAACACATTATCATTCATTTCGAGGAAATACGCGGACGTTAAATGCGAGGACCGTTTTGTAGTAACCGTGAAAACTATCAGGAAATTTATCAAGGACGTTATGACAAAGGCGGGTTGTTCGGACGAAAATGCCGAAGAATTGGCCACCGTACTCACCATGGCCGACTCCTATGGAGTCTACTCTAACGGTATCAATCGCTTGG AGCAAATATTCAACGAGGTAAAGAACGGAACGTGCAACGGAAAGGGGGAGCCGTGCGTTGTGGGCGAGACGAAGACGACGGCCTTAATCAACGGGGATAACGCTCCAGGACCTACCATTGCTAATTTCACCATGCGAAAAGCAATCAGCATGGCCAAGGACACTGGCATTGGAATAGCTTCAGCCTATG ATTGCCATCATTACGAATTCGGTAGGAAATACGTCCTGGACGCAATTCGTAATAATTGCATAGCGTTTGCCTTTATGAATTCAGCACCTGTAATGATGCCAGCAAACGCCAAAGAG GTGGTGTTAGGAACGAATCCATTAACAGTCGGTGCTCCAGGTCAATGTgatgacaaatttttatttaactgtaaATGCACCAAAGTATCTATTGAAGAG GTTGATTATTTGAAGAAAACACAAGGTTGTGTACCAGATACTTGGGCACTCGACAATGCTTTAAAACCTTTGGCTGATCCTTATCAAATAGTTGATTGTCCCCGATTGTTGCCTGTCGGAGGCACCCACAAATCACCCAGCTTCAAAGCTTCTGGACTGGCAATGGCTATTGAAATACTAACTGGAGTATTGTCAGGTGGTGCCTTCGACACTGAGCACAGGCAACACGGAGACTGTAGCTGCAAACCTAATCTCTCGATGACATTCATGGTGATAAATGCACCATGTTTCACCAGTAACTACAAATACCGGATGCAAACTTTTATGAACTCTTTACTAGATGTTGAACca ATTGACCCGGATAAACCTGTACAGATACCAGGCCACAAAGAAGAGGAAAACAAGAAACGCACCATAAAGTCTGGAATAATATCATATCCGGAACCGATGTTTCTATATCTCGATAGCATCGCGGGTCATGCGGGTATTCCACCAATTCAACGCAAGAAACAAACCGTTTTAGtcaaacaataa
- the LOC109607255 gene encoding ureidoglycolate dehydrogenase (NAD(+))-like isoform X2 produces the protein MTKAGCSDENAEELATVLTMADSYGVYSNGINRLEQIFNEVKNGTCNGKGEPCVVGETKTTALINGDNAPGPTIANFTMRKAISMAKDTGIGIASAYDCHHYEFGRKYVLDAIRNNCIAFAFMNSAPVMMPANAKEVVLGTNPLTVGAPGQCDDKFLFNCKCTKVSIEEVDYLKKTQGCVPDTWALDNALKPLADPYQIVDCPRLLPVGGTHKSPSFKASGLAMAIEILTGVLSGGAFDTEHRQHGDCSCKPNLSMTFMVINAPCFTSNYKYRMQTFMNSLLDVEPIDPDKPVQIPGHKEEENKKRTIKSGIISYPEPMFLYLDSIAGHAGIPPIQRKKQTVLVKQ, from the exons ATGACAAAGGCGGGTTGTTCGGACGAAAATGCCGAAGAATTGGCCACCGTACTCACCATGGCCGACTCCTATGGAGTCTACTCTAACGGTATCAATCGCTTGG AGCAAATATTCAACGAGGTAAAGAACGGAACGTGCAACGGAAAGGGGGAGCCGTGCGTTGTGGGCGAGACGAAGACGACGGCCTTAATCAACGGGGATAACGCTCCAGGACCTACCATTGCTAATTTCACCATGCGAAAAGCAATCAGCATGGCCAAGGACACTGGCATTGGAATAGCTTCAGCCTATG ATTGCCATCATTACGAATTCGGTAGGAAATACGTCCTGGACGCAATTCGTAATAATTGCATAGCGTTTGCCTTTATGAATTCAGCACCTGTAATGATGCCAGCAAACGCCAAAGAG GTGGTGTTAGGAACGAATCCATTAACAGTCGGTGCTCCAGGTCAATGTgatgacaaatttttatttaactgtaaATGCACCAAAGTATCTATTGAAGAG GTTGATTATTTGAAGAAAACACAAGGTTGTGTACCAGATACTTGGGCACTCGACAATGCTTTAAAACCTTTGGCTGATCCTTATCAAATAGTTGATTGTCCCCGATTGTTGCCTGTCGGAGGCACCCACAAATCACCCAGCTTCAAAGCTTCTGGACTGGCAATGGCTATTGAAATACTAACTGGAGTATTGTCAGGTGGTGCCTTCGACACTGAGCACAGGCAACACGGAGACTGTAGCTGCAAACCTAATCTCTCGATGACATTCATGGTGATAAATGCACCATGTTTCACCAGTAACTACAAATACCGGATGCAAACTTTTATGAACTCTTTACTAGATGTTGAACca ATTGACCCGGATAAACCTGTACAGATACCAGGCCACAAAGAAGAGGAAAACAAGAAACGCACCATAAAGTCTGGAATAATATCATATCCGGAACCGATGTTTCTATATCTCGATAGCATCGCGGGTCATGCGGGTATTCCACCAATTCAACGCAAGAAACAAACCGTTTTAGtcaaacaataa